One window of Terriglobia bacterium genomic DNA carries:
- a CDS encoding tyrosine-type recombinase/integrase, translated as MKRTRHQSGYVFRKGDNWYLRYYDNVLQGGEAVRLQKCKKLCAASGQYRSKRAAQVLAAEFLQPFNDGTHTPESTMTLETFVDNRYLPYIEEQKRPSTYRGYKNMWLRYLKPRTEIAMRDFRPVEGEQLLLDIARSEDLTRRTLGHIKNMLSGVFSYARRIGILNSPNPMRDVPIPKARASAETHAYSLEEIMRMLVVVPPGIAPIVAAAAFTGARKGELRGFQWENYDGEQIRITQSVWRGHIGEPKTAKSSAPIPVIAPLARFLEQKRQAAGNPTSGLMFPNSLGRPMNFDMLAFEVIKPMLGKAGIQWHGWHAFRRGLATNLYRLGVKDKVIQAILRHSNLSTTMNAYVKSVSLDATAAMRTLEAIYATSMQPAAESPTIVLQ; from the coding sequence ATGAAACGGACTCGTCATCAGTCAGGCTATGTTTTTCGCAAAGGAGATAACTGGTATCTCCGCTACTATGACAACGTTTTGCAGGGCGGCGAGGCAGTTCGCTTACAGAAATGCAAAAAGCTCTGTGCAGCTTCGGGGCAGTACCGAAGCAAGCGTGCAGCGCAGGTGCTCGCAGCAGAATTTCTGCAGCCCTTTAATGATGGCACTCACACACCGGAAAGCACTATGACCTTGGAAACTTTCGTCGATAACCGCTACTTGCCATACATCGAAGAGCAAAAGCGCCCATCCACTTACCGCGGCTACAAGAATATGTGGCTGCGATACCTGAAACCTCGGACAGAAATCGCAATGCGAGATTTCAGGCCGGTTGAGGGTGAACAGCTCTTGTTGGACATCGCTCGTAGCGAGGATTTGACGCGGAGGACCTTGGGGCACATCAAGAACATGTTGAGCGGAGTGTTCAGCTATGCCCGGCGCATCGGGATACTGAACTCGCCGAATCCCATGCGGGATGTGCCGATCCCCAAGGCGCGAGCAAGCGCGGAAACCCACGCTTACTCGCTTGAGGAGATCATGCGGATGTTGGTCGTGGTCCCACCAGGCATTGCTCCCATTGTTGCGGCGGCTGCATTCACCGGCGCACGCAAGGGAGAGCTCAGGGGTTTCCAGTGGGAGAACTACGACGGCGAGCAGATCCGGATTACCCAGTCGGTTTGGCGGGGTCATATCGGTGAGCCCAAGACAGCCAAGAGTTCGGCGCCCATTCCGGTGATCGCACCTTTGGCACGGTTCCTCGAGCAGAAGCGGCAGGCCGCCGGGAATCCGACAAGCGGCCTAATGTTCCCAAACAGTCTTGGACGCCCGATGAACTTTGACATGCTGGCGTTTGAGGTCATCAAACCAATGCTGGGGAAAGCCGGCATCCAGTGGCACGGCTGGCATGCTTTCCGCAGGGGTCTGGCAACCAATCTTTACCGGCTTGGCGTGAAGGACAAAGTCATTCAGGCCATACTGCGGCATTCGAATCTCAGCACCACGATGAATGCCTATGTAAAGTCGGTCAGTTTGGATGCCACTGCCGCAATGCGCACACTGGAAGCGATTTATGCAACCAGTATGCAACCGGCGGCCGAATCGCCGACAATCGTGTTGCAGTGA
- a CDS encoding helix-turn-helix domain-containing protein: MSIKHWKVADLANELGLAPITIRTWLRRGVLEYVKLGRSVRIPNRSVNDLLRRGTVRRKKTDQTQKGSL; encoded by the coding sequence ATGTCAATTAAGCATTGGAAAGTAGCGGACCTAGCGAATGAGCTAGGGCTGGCTCCAATCACAATACGAACTTGGCTTCGACGCGGAGTTCTTGAATATGTAAAGCTCGGCCGCTCGGTGAGAATTCCAAATAGGAGCGTGAACGACTTATTGCGTCGCGGCACGGTTCGCCGCAAGAAAACCGATCAAACACAAAAGGGCAGCCTCTAA
- a CDS encoding TonB-dependent receptor produces MFTRLKRHCLFSALLMALVGALSAHAQVDYSTATLKGTVYDSQEAVIASANITVTNPATGFTKTVIANFDGGYTVPALKPGVYQISVEAQGFQKEVVKTFTLAVGTISVYDAYLKIGSTSETIEVTGDTAPVIQVTQTQQADYINQVAEQNIPSIGRDFSTTIQLLPGVTNANAIHSSGAQRNIGAFSTSNFTTAGGNGRGGLVTIDGGENEYGVGITRTVHISPDAIQELQVNRNSFNAEFGFTLAEHINVVTKSGGNQLHGNLFGLFRDQITDAKPFFQIGNNNATNQDYHVGGSVGGALIKDKLFFFLNTEAYRTVFESLKNFNTPFLLGLNDMQTGDAGIALAQRNYVSQVSALNPALGSALSSALVPSTNTFCASFNCLHQLVDGQSGFVPADQRWIDSVARLDWQLNDKNTLTFRFLHEREDAPIDLGASAGGYGGGVGPSVAGSYAQNDTVRDWEALITWSHVFSPTFLNILRVQIVPEDIIDLTWNNGRGGPTTPFDVFADGFGTFGPILGAEVFAHQRRYQFEDSVTWSHGKHTFKLGESYRPVKYTFFSNLYAHSLIAFVPGVTPVVLAGGAKSPLVPQLIGVNFFLQSQPGVPDGAFGSGCVGGVPATAPNCLGPSAANLTSLQAFTAGLPTQFRTSTGNNAFISNWAHYGGVYFQDSWRMSSRITVDAGIRFDVDQESFSGQNPNYYASPRLGIAYDIFADHKTVLRAGGGVFVAPAQFQNSYYSNLYNPNGSLGFAQAVESLGTPGYNALVGRLFESGNFPGLGIVTAADYAAAGIPIAPGQPNGTGIVIPATGYKNNYSIQGSLSVQRELTRNMSMEVGYNVQHTIHLQDPLEIGFVNSGNFDPLLGPILTPNPANNPLIGGQPKFETLTSFCACGSAIYHAGTISLTRRFVDHLQFQTNYTYARAIDDVLDFFSFNSSYFPTSLGKERAVSAYNVSHILSAGAVYTTPFQYNAGNFFTRALADITLSPVVSIHSGTRFELFDSPPAGVFGNGLVQEALNQARPFNAPRNSGILPWNYRWDQNIKKDFRVSRDHETVRLQASVTIANVLNHTNFTGVNGIFPAGTAAAAAATRFPNGGNLLNGPYALRGVKALDFNGTIPGSVPLAFNSADLARQVQFGLRLAF; encoded by the coding sequence ATGTTCACAAGACTGAAAAGGCATTGTCTCTTCTCTGCACTGCTTATGGCCTTGGTAGGGGCACTGTCTGCTCATGCGCAAGTGGATTATTCAACGGCCACGCTCAAGGGAACCGTCTATGACTCGCAAGAAGCGGTCATTGCATCCGCCAATATCACCGTGACCAATCCGGCGACGGGTTTCACCAAAACCGTGATAGCCAATTTCGACGGCGGTTATACGGTACCGGCATTGAAGCCTGGGGTATACCAGATCAGCGTTGAAGCTCAAGGATTCCAAAAAGAAGTGGTAAAAACCTTTACCCTGGCGGTGGGCACGATTTCCGTTTACGATGCATATCTGAAGATAGGTTCTACGTCGGAAACCATAGAAGTCACGGGCGACACCGCGCCAGTGATTCAAGTAACGCAGACCCAACAAGCCGATTACATCAACCAAGTCGCAGAGCAGAACATCCCCAGCATTGGCCGCGATTTCTCAACAACCATCCAGTTATTACCAGGGGTAACTAATGCCAATGCCATTCACTCTTCAGGGGCACAACGCAATATCGGAGCGTTTTCGACGAGCAATTTCACCACCGCAGGCGGCAATGGGCGCGGCGGATTGGTTACGATTGATGGTGGCGAGAATGAATACGGGGTGGGCATCACTCGCACAGTGCACATCTCTCCAGATGCCATCCAGGAACTGCAGGTCAATCGCAATTCGTTTAACGCAGAGTTTGGCTTCACCTTGGCCGAACACATTAATGTGGTAACCAAATCCGGTGGAAATCAACTGCACGGCAATCTTTTCGGGCTGTTTCGCGATCAGATAACGGATGCCAAGCCATTTTTCCAAATCGGTAACAACAATGCCACAAACCAGGATTACCATGTTGGCGGCTCCGTGGGAGGCGCGCTGATCAAAGACAAGCTCTTCTTCTTCCTGAATACCGAGGCTTACAGGACGGTTTTCGAGAGTCTTAAAAACTTCAATACTCCGTTTCTTCTGGGCTTGAATGATATGCAAACAGGCGATGCGGGGATTGCTCTTGCCCAGCGTAACTATGTGAGCCAAGTTTCGGCTCTGAATCCGGCTCTGGGTTCTGCTTTGAGCAGTGCCCTAGTTCCTTCGACGAATACCTTCTGTGCTTCCTTCAACTGCTTGCACCAGTTAGTTGATGGCCAGAGCGGCTTTGTCCCAGCCGACCAAAGATGGATCGACAGCGTGGCCCGTCTGGATTGGCAGCTGAATGACAAAAACACCCTCACATTCCGTTTTCTGCATGAGCGAGAGGACGCTCCTATCGATCTGGGTGCAAGCGCAGGCGGTTATGGCGGGGGCGTCGGCCCCTCTGTTGCGGGCAGCTATGCCCAGAACGATACGGTTCGCGACTGGGAAGCGCTGATAACCTGGAGTCACGTATTCAGCCCAACGTTCCTCAATATCCTGAGGGTACAGATCGTCCCCGAAGACATTATCGACCTGACTTGGAACAATGGTCGCGGCGGTCCTACCACGCCCTTTGACGTGTTTGCCGACGGCTTTGGCACATTTGGCCCCATTCTGGGAGCAGAAGTATTTGCTCACCAGCGTCGTTATCAGTTTGAAGACAGCGTTACCTGGTCTCACGGTAAACATACCTTCAAATTGGGAGAATCCTATCGGCCGGTAAAATACACTTTTTTCAGCAACCTGTATGCTCACTCGCTGATTGCTTTTGTCCCCGGGGTTACACCTGTAGTTTTGGCCGGCGGAGCAAAGTCGCCATTGGTGCCTCAACTCATTGGAGTCAACTTCTTCCTCCAGAGCCAGCCTGGAGTCCCGGACGGCGCATTTGGATCGGGATGCGTGGGCGGAGTACCCGCAACTGCCCCGAATTGCCTGGGCCCATCCGCCGCTAACCTTACCTCGCTTCAGGCATTTACCGCTGGGCTGCCGACCCAATTTCGCACCTCCACCGGCAACAATGCTTTCATCTCCAATTGGGCGCACTACGGCGGCGTCTACTTTCAGGATTCATGGAGAATGTCGTCGCGGATTACGGTCGATGCGGGAATACGGTTCGATGTGGATCAGGAATCATTCTCTGGTCAAAATCCCAACTACTATGCTTCACCCCGATTGGGCATTGCCTATGACATATTTGCTGACCACAAAACCGTGCTCCGTGCCGGCGGCGGCGTATTCGTTGCTCCCGCCCAATTTCAGAATTCCTACTATTCCAACCTCTACAACCCAAATGGATCACTCGGTTTTGCCCAGGCAGTGGAGAGCCTGGGCACGCCTGGCTACAATGCACTGGTTGGGCGGCTGTTTGAGTCTGGAAATTTTCCTGGCCTGGGAATCGTAACTGCGGCAGACTATGCCGCTGCTGGAATCCCCATTGCTCCAGGCCAGCCCAATGGCACGGGGATCGTGATTCCCGCGACTGGCTATAAGAACAACTACAGCATTCAAGGCAGCCTGAGCGTCCAGCGAGAATTGACCAGAAACATGTCGATGGAAGTCGGTTACAATGTGCAGCACACGATCCACTTGCAGGATCCGCTGGAAATAGGGTTCGTAAACAGCGGTAACTTCGATCCGCTGCTGGGTCCCATTCTCACTCCCAATCCAGCGAACAACCCACTAATCGGAGGCCAGCCCAAATTCGAGACGCTCACGTCATTCTGTGCTTGCGGCAGCGCCATCTATCACGCGGGAACGATCTCTCTAACCCGCCGCTTCGTCGATCACTTGCAATTCCAGACAAACTACACTTACGCAAGGGCTATCGACGATGTGTTGGATTTCTTCTCGTTCAATAGCTCTTACTTCCCAACTAGTCTGGGCAAGGAGCGCGCGGTTTCTGCCTACAACGTCTCCCACATATTGTCCGCAGGCGCGGTCTATACCACGCCTTTCCAGTACAACGCAGGAAACTTTTTCACGCGCGCGCTGGCCGATATAACTCTGTCGCCGGTCGTAAGTATCCACTCCGGCACCCGGTTTGAGCTTTTCGACAGTCCTCCTGCAGGCGTGTTTGGCAACGGCCTCGTGCAGGAAGCGCTCAACCAGGCTCGCCCCTTCAATGCTCCGCGGAATAGCGGTATCCTGCCCTGGAACTATCGCTGGGACCAAAACATCAAAAAGGACTTCCGTGTTTCCAGGGACCATGAAACCGTGCGTCTCCAGGCCAGCGTGACCATCGCCAACGTACTGAATCACACTAACTTTACTGGTGTAAATGGCATTTTCCCGGCAGGCACTGCGGCAGCAGCAGCAGCTACGAGATTTCCCAATGGCGGCAACTTGCTGAATGGTCCTTATGCCCTTCGGGGTGTCAAGGCCTTAGACTTCAACGGGACGATTCCAGGAAGCGTCCCGCTGGCGTTTAACTCTGCGGACCTCGCACGCCAGGTTCAATTTGGTCTGCGCTTAGCCTTCTAA
- a CDS encoding DoxX family protein → MNVALWVMQTILAFGFVFGGLNKIVQPKEKLAEKFRWFWVNDFSAGAVKLIGVAEVAGGIGIVLPTLLNIAPLLTPIAGISLAILMLGALVVHLRRKENSEAVAPLVLVFVFLSIAYGRFTY, encoded by the coding sequence ATAAATGTTGCTCTATGGGTGATGCAAACGATATTAGCGTTTGGTTTCGTGTTTGGTGGACTTAACAAAATTGTCCAACCAAAAGAGAAATTAGCCGAAAAATTCCGCTGGTTTTGGGTGAATGATTTTTCTGCAGGCGCCGTAAAGCTGATAGGCGTAGCGGAAGTCGCTGGTGGTATCGGCATAGTCCTGCCAACACTTTTGAATATTGCGCCGCTTCTCACTCCGATTGCTGGGATCTCCCTGGCAATCTTGATGTTAGGAGCTCTTGTTGTTCACCTTCGCAGAAAAGAAAATTCGGAAGCCGTGGCGCCACTGGTTCTCGTATTCGTATTTTTGTCAATAGCATATGGACGTTTCACCTACTAA
- a CDS encoding SDR family NAD(P)-dependent oxidoreductase yields the protein MKTVIITGANVGIGFATTKFLAAIPDWHIVLACRNREKAHAAMSAVKSIHPDARLSFAQLDLYSLASVRSLPAALASMQLPPIAALVLNAGGNNMKAKSAEFTEDGFERTFQLNFLGHFLLANLLVKQMTAPARIVFVSSDLHDPAATKMGKIAPPRYGPVEDLAKAKGTAANMKPIARYGTAKLYTMMTAYELDRRFRQEKIQLTVNAWSPGVVPTTQAGRDANPIMKKLMMQPWFIKFMGSHLTTDEEAGRGLGSLVADPKYSGVSGRYFFRFGEIQSSPDSRDENKARSVWEQSTMLAGLSQEETEYYPIQPVA from the coding sequence ATGAAAACAGTTATCATCACGGGAGCGAATGTCGGTATCGGCTTCGCCACAACCAAGTTTCTTGCCGCTATACCCGACTGGCACATCGTTTTGGCCTGTCGCAACAGGGAAAAGGCACATGCCGCAATGAGCGCTGTCAAGAGCATTCATCCTGACGCGCGCCTTAGCTTTGCGCAGCTTGATCTTTACTCTCTTGCTTCCGTTCGCAGCCTGCCCGCGGCCCTGGCCTCCATGCAACTCCCTCCAATCGCGGCCCTCGTTCTCAATGCGGGCGGTAACAACATGAAAGCAAAATCAGCGGAGTTTACCGAAGATGGTTTTGAGCGAACTTTTCAGTTGAATTTTCTAGGTCATTTTCTGCTGGCCAACCTTCTTGTCAAACAGATGACTGCGCCGGCTCGCATCGTGTTTGTATCGAGCGATCTTCATGATCCCGCTGCGACCAAGATGGGAAAGATCGCTCCTCCTCGATATGGTCCTGTGGAGGATTTAGCGAAAGCCAAAGGCACTGCCGCCAATATGAAACCCATCGCACGTTATGGAACGGCAAAGCTATATACCATGATGACAGCCTACGAACTTGATCGAAGATTTCGGCAGGAAAAAATACAACTCACAGTGAATGCATGGTCTCCCGGTGTCGTTCCCACCACGCAAGCCGGAAGAGATGCGAATCCTATTATGAAGAAACTCATGATGCAGCCCTGGTTCATCAAATTCATGGGTTCACACCTGACAACGGACGAGGAAGCAGGCCGTGGGCTCGGAAGCCTTGTGGCCGATCCGAAATACTCGGGCGTGAGTGGAAGATATTTCTTCCGTTTTGGGGAAATCCAATCGTCGCCCGACTCGCGCGACGAAAACAAAGCCCGGAGCGTATGGGAACAAAGCACCATGCTTGCTGGACTTTCGCAAGAGGAAACAGAATATTATCCGATACAGCCGGTAGCTTAA
- a CDS encoding efflux RND transporter periplasmic adaptor subunit, translated as MSSPSVRKFDTLDTLRIARRPERKRGRGKSRGILGLLLIGILVLASSAYVLYLRALVRRATVETFMVTTQQGSQSATLLTGTGYVVTRHKYIIVGTKILGQIVEEPIEEGQRVKKGDLLARIDDRDYQAQLRQAVANRDLAYANLRLMAAKAQRQRELYTAGIISKDDFDISENALAVAQSSLRRDEAAIDYAKFEVNQCVIISPIDGVILQKYRELGDTINYGGQVQAGGGATDIAQLADTADMRAEVDINESDISKLSMGMPALVVPDAYPDARFDATLVKIYPAADRQKATVRVEVQIRQPNLAVIKPEMSVKANFLEKRAVLKDRPRIFIPKKAILREGNDAFVWIVRDGTAKRVSILRGSETEREVEVQKGLKNGDVVVTSPGANLGEGQKVQVMAR; from the coding sequence ATGTCTTCTCCTTCAGTTCGCAAATTCGACACGCTCGATACTTTGCGCATCGCGCGTCGCCCGGAACGGAAACGCGGACGCGGAAAGTCTCGTGGAATCCTCGGGCTTCTTTTGATTGGTATTCTTGTGCTTGCTAGTTCGGCTTATGTTCTCTATCTGCGCGCGCTGGTGCGTCGAGCTACAGTTGAAACTTTCATGGTCACGACCCAACAGGGCAGCCAGTCCGCGACGCTGTTGACCGGAACGGGCTACGTTGTAACCCGCCATAAATACATTATCGTAGGAACCAAGATTCTCGGGCAGATTGTCGAAGAGCCGATCGAAGAGGGACAGCGAGTCAAAAAAGGAGACTTGCTGGCGAGGATTGATGATCGAGATTATCAAGCGCAACTGCGGCAGGCCGTCGCAAATCGCGATCTTGCCTATGCCAATCTTCGCCTGATGGCTGCCAAGGCACAGCGCCAGCGCGAACTGTATACAGCGGGGATCATCTCCAAGGATGATTTCGACATATCCGAAAATGCATTGGCTGTGGCCCAATCCTCTTTGAGGCGAGACGAGGCTGCTATTGACTACGCAAAGTTTGAAGTGAATCAGTGCGTGATCATATCGCCGATCGACGGTGTTATCTTGCAAAAGTATCGCGAATTGGGAGACACGATCAATTATGGCGGGCAAGTCCAAGCTGGTGGAGGCGCTACCGATATCGCGCAACTGGCCGATACTGCCGACATGCGTGCTGAAGTTGATATCAACGAGTCAGATATCAGCAAATTGTCAATGGGCATGCCGGCCCTGGTTGTACCCGATGCCTACCCGGACGCGCGCTTCGATGCAACGCTGGTGAAGATCTATCCTGCGGCCGATCGGCAGAAAGCTACGGTTCGAGTCGAAGTGCAAATCCGTCAACCGAATCTTGCTGTCATCAAGCCGGAGATGAGCGTCAAGGCAAACTTTCTGGAAAAACGCGCTGTCCTCAAGGATAGACCTCGTATTTTCATTCCTAAGAAGGCCATTTTGCGCGAAGGAAACGATGCTTTCGTCTGGATCGTCCGAGATGGCACTGCCAAACGGGTTTCCATTCTGCGGGGCAGCGAGACGGAACGAGAAGTCGAAGTACAGAAAGGGCTGAAAAACGGCGATGTCGTGGTTACCTCGCCTGGCGCAAATCTTGGTGAGGGCCAAAAGGTGCAGGTGATGGCGCGATGA
- a CDS encoding ABC transporter permease: MAIPLKYNRRSLMVRRVSNAMTGGGIALVVAVFVVAMAMVSGISHAIQHSGSDDNIIVLARGSTTETGSSVKIDQFDALKFLTEIRRDADGNPLASAELAEQILMTRQNAGLDSLAVRGLLPVGFAVHDQVHIIAGRKFTPGLSEIIIGKALVGRYPGCNLGSSMRFGRRSWSVVGIFEAGGSSFESEVWGDVHSLQEDANRGTVFNSVRLKLASGADASALIQRMTDDPRINLQSERESDYYREQSAVADQVRVLGMLVAGIMAFGAIFAAMNTMYAAVSARTTEIATLRALGFRPSAIVASFLVESLVLALAAGTIGVLLAMPINWFSTSFNAGLASATLEFGFRVTLPIVIQALFFAGLIGIAGGWLPARRAMRLSVASALRRI; encoded by the coding sequence ATGGCCATTCCCCTGAAATATAACCGAAGAAGCCTGATGGTCCGGCGGGTGTCGAATGCCATGACCGGCGGAGGTATCGCGCTAGTAGTGGCGGTTTTCGTCGTGGCCATGGCGATGGTCTCAGGAATCTCCCACGCAATCCAGCATAGCGGCTCAGACGACAACATAATCGTTTTGGCCCGCGGTTCAACCACCGAGACCGGCTCTTCCGTGAAGATTGATCAATTCGACGCCCTCAAGTTTTTGACGGAGATACGCCGCGACGCTGATGGAAATCCTCTGGCGTCGGCTGAACTGGCGGAGCAAATCCTGATGACCCGTCAGAATGCAGGCCTGGATAGCCTGGCCGTTCGCGGCCTGCTCCCCGTTGGGTTCGCAGTTCACGATCAGGTTCATATCATCGCTGGACGCAAGTTCACGCCGGGCCTCAGCGAAATCATTATCGGTAAGGCGCTGGTTGGGCGCTATCCGGGATGCAACCTGGGTTCAAGCATGCGCTTTGGCCGGAGGTCCTGGAGCGTCGTCGGAATCTTCGAGGCGGGTGGCAGTTCATTTGAATCGGAAGTTTGGGGCGATGTGCATAGTCTGCAGGAAGACGCGAATCGTGGAACGGTCTTCAACAGTGTTCGTCTAAAACTAGCGAGCGGAGCCGACGCCTCCGCGCTGATCCAGCGGATGACCGACGATCCTCGAATCAATCTTCAATCCGAAAGGGAATCGGACTATTACCGTGAGCAGTCCGCTGTCGCTGACCAGGTGCGCGTGCTTGGGATGCTGGTAGCGGGGATCATGGCTTTTGGCGCTATCTTTGCTGCGATGAATACGATGTACGCAGCTGTTTCCGCGCGCACTACGGAGATTGCAACACTTCGTGCCCTGGGTTTTCGCCCCTCGGCGATCGTGGCTTCTTTTCTGGTTGAGTCGCTGGTGCTGGCGCTGGCAGCCGGCACGATTGGCGTACTGTTGGCCATGCCTATTAACTGGTTCTCCACCAGTTTCAATGCAGGCCTGGCCTCCGCGACACTCGAGTTTGGCTTTCGCGTGACTCTCCCGATCGTGATACAGGCCTTGTTTTTCGCTGGCCTCATAGGAATCGCCGGTGGATGGTTGCCGGCGCGGAGGGCGATGAGGCTGAGCGTCGCATCAGCACTCCGCAGGATATAG
- a CDS encoding ABC transporter permease: MKFATLVLKNLFRNKRRTILTVLSIAVSLFIFSALVSLPTVANHVLADSASSVRLACRTKMGLAYPLPEAYKSKIAATPHVVAVTPENFFGGIYHEVSDQFPNIAVDPGQIDVMWPDWGFSPGSVEQYKKLRTACLVAEGTMKRFHLAVGQQIQLRGAGYYPVSVSLTIVGTIAKGPAPSFMIFHRDYLEELQGRPGRVDNFWVRADSSAAVPQIIQALNSQFANSSAETQCDSEAVFLGNVIGRFRMFFTLARLLGLIIVLTIGLVAANAAAMSIRERRNEIAVMRSIGFRSSRILRLLIAESVVTALSACILGVGAAFGLLKVFSVTSDVLGPFVGAIQIPIAVLLETVLASILIGLLSSYVPARSALRRKISDALRIVD, from the coding sequence GTGAAGTTCGCAACTCTCGTCTTAAAGAATCTGTTCCGCAACAAGCGTAGGACGATTCTGACCGTGCTGTCGATCGCCGTGTCTCTATTCATCTTTTCCGCCCTGGTAAGCCTTCCTACGGTTGCCAATCACGTGCTTGCCGACTCCGCTTCCTCGGTTCGACTTGCTTGCCGCACAAAGATGGGGCTGGCCTATCCGTTGCCGGAAGCTTATAAGAGCAAGATTGCCGCTACTCCCCACGTTGTCGCCGTTACACCGGAAAACTTCTTTGGCGGCATCTATCATGAGGTCTCGGATCAATTCCCCAATATTGCCGTTGACCCCGGGCAAATCGACGTGATGTGGCCTGACTGGGGGTTTTCTCCTGGCAGCGTCGAGCAATACAAGAAGCTTCGTACCGCATGTCTCGTGGCTGAAGGCACGATGAAGCGCTTCCATCTTGCCGTTGGCCAGCAAATCCAGCTACGGGGGGCAGGCTATTACCCGGTAAGTGTCTCGCTAACTATCGTAGGAACCATTGCGAAGGGACCAGCGCCGAGCTTCATGATATTTCACCGGGACTATCTCGAGGAGTTACAAGGGCGTCCTGGCCGTGTCGATAATTTTTGGGTGCGCGCCGACAGCTCGGCTGCTGTTCCTCAAATCATTCAGGCATTGAATTCACAATTTGCAAATTCCTCGGCGGAGACGCAGTGCGATTCTGAGGCGGTGTTTCTGGGCAACGTGATCGGCCGCTTTCGAATGTTTTTCACGCTTGCCAGGTTGCTTGGCTTGATCATCGTGCTCACGATTGGATTGGTTGCCGCGAATGCTGCTGCTATGTCGATTCGGGAGCGGCGGAATGAGATTGCAGTCATGCGCTCGATCGGCTTTCGTTCCTCGCGGATTCTGCGTTTACTGATTGCTGAATCGGTGGTCACCGCTCTCTCCGCCTGCATTCTGGGCGTCGGAGCAGCGTTCGGTCTGCTGAAGGTCTTCTCGGTGACATCGGATGTTCTTGGACCGTTCGTTGGCGCCATTCAGATCCCCATCGCCGTGCTTTTGGAGACGGTCCTCGCCTCGATTCTGATAGGGCTATTGAGTTCATATGTGCCGGCAAGATCTGCATTGCGGCGGAAGATTAGCGATGCGCTCAGGATAGTGGATTGA
- a CDS encoding ABC transporter ATP-binding protein: MSHKDAVILNSRDAVVLNQVTRTYRREGFEVRALDDVTMRIPQGSFVAIMGPSGSGKTTMLNLITGIDHPTSGHVSVGGEEITGMNENDLADWRARHIGLVFQFYNLIPVLTAFENVELPLLLTDLDKAERKTHVEAALEAVGLAERMNHYPRQLSGGQEQRVAIARAIVTDPTIVVADEPTGDLDAKSAEEILTLLSELNRRFKKTIVMVTHDSRAERYVDSIFRLDKGVFIHAESVLIGGEDR; the protein is encoded by the coding sequence ATGTCACATAAGGACGCTGTCATTCTGAATAGTAGAGACGCCGTCGTTCTGAATCAGGTGACCCGGACCTATCGGCGCGAAGGCTTTGAGGTGCGGGCCCTCGATGATGTGACCATGAGGATTCCGCAAGGAAGTTTTGTGGCCATCATGGGGCCGTCGGGATCAGGTAAGACAACCATGCTCAACTTGATCACCGGGATAGACCACCCGACTTCAGGACATGTTTCCGTTGGCGGCGAAGAGATCACTGGAATGAATGAGAACGATCTCGCAGATTGGCGTGCTCGCCATATCGGTCTCGTATTCCAGTTCTATAACTTGATCCCGGTCTTAACAGCATTTGAGAACGTCGAATTGCCGCTCCTGCTCACTGACCTCGATAAAGCGGAACGCAAGACCCATGTCGAGGCCGCACTGGAGGCAGTGGGATTGGCCGAACGGATGAACCATTATCCACGGCAACTCTCCGGTGGGCAGGAGCAAAGGGTGGCGATCGCGCGTGCTATCGTTACTGATCCAACGATCGTCGTTGCCGATGAGCCAACTGGCGACCTCGATGCGAAGTCCGCCGAGGAAATTCTCACTCTTCTTTCCGAACTCAATCGGCGGTTCAAGAAGACCATTGTTATGGTGACCCACGATTCACGCGCTGAGCGTTATGTGGACAGCATCTTTCGCTTGGACAAGGGCGTCTTTATCCATGCCGAGAGCGTCCTTATCGGGGGAGAAGATCGGTGA